A part of Amblyraja radiata isolate CabotCenter1 chromosome 35, sAmbRad1.1.pri, whole genome shotgun sequence genomic DNA contains:
- the LOC116991876 gene encoding anoctamin-10-like — MDDDSQSSSVFPLALVVLNLAPKVQQETVDWLMGRIEAVRSSDGAELKVKVVERSEVKGTVLLVGATLERLLRGAEEAALVKVYQDGNFRPFSFADRASFRETETELLTTAEMLYIIKFQLDNLKAKDEEHIPGEPTSKLQPGKPIFEVLWKSKLLTKLYPMHNREELEKLKALWRNRSYLIDQPVQALRSYFGESVALYFNFLGYFTWGLAFRTLLELFFYITKLKDHGGCIVCALYNMLWSTVFLEGWKRRSSELAFKWGTLRQMESFDTVRAGYMDKLGADLIREPVMLDRQRSIKMAFRSVPFLVGSLLISVGLIVMFIKANKMARETDTKEESVRSLLMTYMPILVYSVTVEVLNRVYLAMAKVVTEMENHRLVSTHENHLIAKVLIFYLINNFGMHYYVAFYLKDLKLLADILSAQLLVHQVVGQFFDTVLPFSMTSIRLRRLKKAQPDANAGLNLIEAEGNLRDTKGSLLEDYLELFIKFGFVSLFSSVYPLAGSFSFLNNLLGIKLESMKFSQVLQRQFPVPSSNISAWRLAFEYLTTLAIITNCGLISMSPEFRNLFSELPDLHYFLLAVALEHGFFGMQRVLRLAVPEIPADMEVKLNKIELECRRAMFYNESCR, encoded by the coding sequence ATGGACGATGACTCCCAGAGTAGTTCTGTCTTCCCCTTGGCCCTGGTGGTCCTCAACCTTGCCCCCAAGGTCCAGCAGGAGACGGTGGACTGGCTGATGGGCCGGATCGAAGCCGTGAGGTCCTCGGACGGGGCGGAGCTGAAGGTGAAGGTGGTGGAGCGCTCGGAGGTCAAGGGGACCGTGCTGCTGGTGGGGGCCACGCTGGAGAGGCTGCTGCGGGGGGCAGAGGAGGCGGCCCTGGTCAAGGTCTACCAGGACGGCAACTTCCGGCCCTTCAGCTTCGCCGACCGCGCCAGCTTCCGCGAGACGGAGACCGAGCTCCTGACCACGGCCGAGATGCTGTACATCATCAAGTTCCAGCTGGACAACCTCAAGGCTAAAGACGAGGAGCACATCCCCGGAGAGCCCACGTCCAAGCTTCAGCCTGGCAAACCCATCTTTGAGGTTCTGTGGAAGAGCAAACTGCTGACCAAACTCTACCCAATGCACAACCGGGAGGAACTGGAGAAGCTTAAAGCCTTGTGGAGGAATCGTAGCTACCTCATTGACCAGCCTGTGCAGGCCTTGAGAAGCTACTTTGGTGAGTCGGTGGCTCTGTACTTTAACTTCCTGGGTTACTTCACCTGGGGCCTGGCCTTTCGCACCCTCCTAGAGCTCTTCTTCTACATCACCAAGCTGAAGGACCACGGCGGGTGCATCGTGTGCGCCCTCTACAACATGCTGTGGTCCACGGTCTTCCTCGAGGGCTGGAAGCGCCGCAGCTCGGagctggccttcaaatgggggaccCTGCGTCAGATGGAGAGCTTCGACACGGTGCGGGCCGGCTACATGGACAAGCTGGGCGCCGACCTGATCCGGGAGCCGGTCATGCTGGACCGCCAACGGAGCATCAAGATGGCGTTCCGATCGGTCCCGTTCCTGGTGGGAAGCCTCCTCATCAGCGTGGGCCTCATCGTGATGTTCATCAAGGCGAACAAGATGGCCCGGGAAACGGATACCAAGGAAGAGTCGGTGCGGAGTTTGTTGATGACCTACATGCCCATCTTGGTCTACAGTGTCACAGTGGAGGTCCTCAACAGGGTGTATCTCGCCATGGCCAAGGTGGTGACGGAGATGGAGAACCATCGCCTGGTGTCCACCCACGAGAACCACCTGATCGCCAAAGTCCTCATCTTCTACCTCATCAACAACTTTGGCATGCATTACTACGTGGCCTTTTATCTGAAGGACCTCAAGCTGCTGGCCGATATCCTCTCAGCCCAGCTGCTCGTCCACCAGGTGGTGGGACAGTTCTTTGACACCGTGCTCCCGTTCTCCATGACCAGCATCAGGCTCCGGCGCTTAAAAAAGGCCCAGCCTGACGCCAATGCTGGCCTGAACCTGATCGAGGCCGAGGGCAACCTGAGGGACACCAAGGGCAGCCTGCTGGAGGACTACCTGGAGCTCTTCATCAAGTTTGGTTTCGTCTCCCTCTTCTCCAGCGTCTACCCGCTGGCCGGCTCCTTCAGCTTCCTCAACAACCTCCTGGGCATCAAGTTGGAAAGCATGAAGTTCAGCCAGGTGTTGCAGCGGCAGTTCCCGGTCCCCTCGTCGAACATCAGCGCCTGGCGCTTGGCCTTCGAGTacctcaccaccctggccatcaTCACCAACTGCGGCCTGATCAGCATGTCGCCCGAGTTCAGGAACCTCTTCTCAGAACTCCCCGACCTCCACTATTTCCTCCTGGCTGTGGCCTTAGAGCACGGGTTCTTCGGCATGCAGCGGGTGTTGCGCTTGGCCGTCCCGGAGATACCTGCCGACATGGAGGTCAAGCTGAACAAGATAGAGCTAGAGTGCAGAAGAGCTATGTTCTATAATGAATCGTGTCGGTGA